One region of Cottoperca gobio chromosome 19, fCotGob3.1, whole genome shotgun sequence genomic DNA includes:
- the LOC115024994 gene encoding carbonic anhydrase 4-like, whose translation MKWLLTALTAVCVLLPSAHCATPGVVWCYDQPSCNESRWGTIAPLCSGSRQSPINIVSTSATADSNLTEFTFTNYNSKTALTMIENTGKTVKVSLAAGVKISGGGLPESYDSLQFHLHWGNGSSVPGSEHTVNGKRYSMELHIVNSKGSYNTNTALAVKDSTGLAALGFFIEEMSGSSTGQPASWNILSSYLASIKSSGNKTSVANGISLDDLLTGVDRSKYYRYLGSLTTPTCNEAVVWTVFKDTIKVSRDVIDLFSNTVHVGDENSTFAINVFRSIQPLQDVSTQAGSSSSNGNPSSSSSASSGAMCSVGLMALSLVLGRGVSH comes from the exons ATGAAGTGGCTTTTAACTGCGCTGACTGCTGTGTGCGTCCTTTTGCCCAGCGCCCACTGCGCCACACCCGGAGTcg TCTGGTGTTATGATCAACCAAGCTGCA ATGAGAGCCGCTGGGGAACTATTGCTCCTCTTTGCAGTGGAAGCCGACAGTCTCCAATTAACATCGTCTCAACATCTGCCACAGCTGACTCTAATCTGACGGAATTCACCTTTACTAATTACAACAGCAAAACCGCCTTGACGATGATCGAAAACACTGGAAAGAcag TCAAAGTCTCCCTCGCTGCAGGTGTTAAGATTTCTGGAGGGGGTCTGCCTGAGTCCTACGACAGCCTGCAGTTCCACTTGCACTGGGGTAATGGCAGCTCTGTCCCCGGCTCCGAGCACACTGTGAACGGCAAGCGATATTCCATGGAG TTGCACATTGTAAACAGCAAAGGATCCTATAATACGAACACAGCTCTAGCTGTGAAAGACTCTACAGGACTTGCTGCTCTTGGTTTCTTCATTGAG GAAATGTCGGGAAGCTCAACTGGCCAACCTGCAAGCTGGAACATCTTGAGCTCCTACCTGGCCAGTATCAAAAGCAGCG GCAACAAAACTTCAGTGGCAAACGGAATTTCACTGGATGATCTCCTGACCGGGGTGGATCGATCCAAGTACTACCGCTACCTCGGCTCCTTGACCACCCCCACTTGCAATGAAGCTGTGGTTTGGACTGTGTTCAAGGATACAATTAAAGTCTCCAGAGATGTG ATTGACCTCTTCAGCAATACGGTGCACGTCGGCGACGAGAACTCAACTTTTGCAATCAATGTCTTCAGAAGCATCCAGCCACTGCAAGATGTCTCAACACAGGCCGGGAGCAGTTCCTCCAACGGTaacccctcctcttcctccagcgCTTCCTCCGGAGCCATGTGCTCTGTGGGGCTGATGGCTCTGAGCCTTGTTCTGGGGAGAGGTGTGAGCCATTAA
- the LOC115024781 gene encoding carbonic anhydrase 7-like isoform X3: MSWQYFFISVSASESDWCYTGCEHTTSEWKHISGAFCGEERQSPIDIATAHVQTDPHLLDFTFNNFSSQQVIESMTNNGHTVKFTLEDGKVEVSGGGLDGTYSTIQFHFHWGDTEHHPGSEHTIDGHRYPMEMHIVSLKKGLTVQQATENSEGIAVLGFFINATEDGDMSQTWSELTSYLTNVKDTEVKINHTFSIDDLIRNVNLTKYYRYMGSLTTPKCNEAVVWTVFQEPINININLIQRFPTQAGFTNVYRPTQPLNGRHVTASPATPLPPSSHSWCYDDHCDFRPSHWHLLPNSHCDGKRQSPIDIETKNTVTDKNLGAFTFTKFDDKHAIKYMVNTGHSVKCVLKAGLDVSGGGLGHVYSTLQLHFHWGSALHDTEGSEHTVDLKRYPMEMHIVNKRKDLTLDDAVLAPNGLAVLGFFIEAVPGKISSRSEATEAQKLTSLKRSPLMTCLAI; this comes from the exons ATGAGCTGGCAGTacttctttatttctgtttcagCTTCTGAAAGTGATTGGTGCTATACTGGCTGCG AGCACACCACGTCCGAGTGGAAACACATCTCCGGCGCTTTCTGTGGAGAAGAAAGGCAGTCTCCGATTGACATAGCCACCGCGCATGTTCAGACTGACCCTCATCTGCTTGACTTTACTTTCAACAACTTCTCCTCTCAGCAAGTCATCGAGTCCATGACAAACAATGGACATACTG TGAAATTCACATTGGAAGACGGTAAAGTTGAAGTGAGTGGAGGTGGACTTGATGGAACATATTCTACAAttcagtttcactttcactgGGGCGATACAGAACATCATCCGGGCTCAGAGCACACGATCGACGGGCACAGATATCCAATGGAG ATGCACATCGTGAGTCTGAAGAAAGGTCTCACTGTGCAGCAGGCCACAGAGAATTCAGAGGGAATTGCTGTTTTGGGTTTTTTCATCAAT GCAACGGAAGACGGAGATATGTCGCAAACATGGAGCGAGCTCACATCCTACCTGACAAACGTCAAAG ACACCGAGGTTAAAATAAACCACACCTTCTCTATCGATGACCTGATTAGAAATGTAAACCTGACAAAGTACTATCGATACATGGGCTCCCTCACCACCCCGAAGTGCAACGAAGCAGTCGTGTGGACGGTCTTTCAAGAGCCAATCAACATCAACATAAATCTG ATTCAACGGTTTCCCACGCAGGCAGGATTCACCAATGTTTATCGACCTACACAACCTCTTAATGGACGTCACGTGACTGCTTCCCCTGCAACTCCTTTACCACCCAGTA GTCATTCATGGTGCTATGACGATCACTGTG ACTTCAGACCGTCTCACTGGCACCTTCTGCCTAACTCCCACTGTGACGGCAAACGCCAGTCACCCATCGACATTGAGACAAAAAACACTGTGACAGACAAGAATCTCGGTGCTTTCACCTTTACAAAGTTTGACGACAAACATGCCATCAAGTACATGGTTAACACAGGCCATTCAG TGAAGTGTGTACTGAAGGCGGGTCTGGATGTCTCAGGGGGAGGTTTGGGACACGTGTACTCCACCCTTCAATTACACTTCCATTGGGGCTCCGCATTACATGACACTGAAGGCTCCGAGCATACGGTGGATTTAAAGAGATACCCAATGGAG ATGCACATAGTGAACAAGAGGAAGGATTTAACTCTGGATGACGCAGTACTTGCTCCTAATGGTCTGGCAGTGCTGGGATTCTTTATTGAG GCTGTTCCAGGCAAAATCAGCAGCCGTTCAGAAGCTACTGAG GCTCAGAAGTTAACGTCACTGAAGAGATCTCCATTGATGACTTGCTTGGCGATTTGA
- the LOC115024781 gene encoding carbonic anhydrase 4-like isoform X2, producing the protein MSWQYFFISVSASESDWCYTGCEHTTSEWKHISGAFCGEERQSPIDIATAHVQTDPHLLDFTFNNFSSQQVIESMTNNGHTVKFTLEDGKVEVSGGGLDGTYSTIQFHFHWGDTEHHPGSEHTIDGHRYPMEMHIVSLKKGLTVQQATENSEGIAVLGFFINATEDGDMSQTWSELTSYLTNVKDTEVKINHTFSIDDLIRNVNLTKYYRYMGSLTTPKCNEAVVWTVFQEPINININLIQRFPTQAGFTNVYRPTQPLNGRHVTASPATPLPPSHSWCYDDHCDFRPSHWHLLPNSHCDGKRQSPIDIETKNTVTDKNLGAFTFTKFDDKHAIKYMVNTGHSVKCVLKAGLDVSGGGLGHVYSTLQLHFHWGSALHDTEGSEHTVDLKRYPMEMHIVNKRKDLTLDDAVLAPNGLAVLGFFIEAVPGKISSRSEATENETTSEMDAWTKLTNYLSAVQNISSEVNVTEEISIDDLLGDLNLAAYYRYNGSLTTPSCNEAVVWTVFKESVKVDQSLMMRFPTQAGYYNVYRPAQSLHTRTVFTTAAASSAPVSILLLLACLSALHF; encoded by the exons ATGAGCTGGCAGTacttctttatttctgtttcagCTTCTGAAAGTGATTGGTGCTATACTGGCTGCG AGCACACCACGTCCGAGTGGAAACACATCTCCGGCGCTTTCTGTGGAGAAGAAAGGCAGTCTCCGATTGACATAGCCACCGCGCATGTTCAGACTGACCCTCATCTGCTTGACTTTACTTTCAACAACTTCTCCTCTCAGCAAGTCATCGAGTCCATGACAAACAATGGACATACTG TGAAATTCACATTGGAAGACGGTAAAGTTGAAGTGAGTGGAGGTGGACTTGATGGAACATATTCTACAAttcagtttcactttcactgGGGCGATACAGAACATCATCCGGGCTCAGAGCACACGATCGACGGGCACAGATATCCAATGGAG ATGCACATCGTGAGTCTGAAGAAAGGTCTCACTGTGCAGCAGGCCACAGAGAATTCAGAGGGAATTGCTGTTTTGGGTTTTTTCATCAAT GCAACGGAAGACGGAGATATGTCGCAAACATGGAGCGAGCTCACATCCTACCTGACAAACGTCAAAG ACACCGAGGTTAAAATAAACCACACCTTCTCTATCGATGACCTGATTAGAAATGTAAACCTGACAAAGTACTATCGATACATGGGCTCCCTCACCACCCCGAAGTGCAACGAAGCAGTCGTGTGGACGGTCTTTCAAGAGCCAATCAACATCAACATAAATCTG ATTCAACGGTTTCCCACGCAGGCAGGATTCACCAATGTTTATCGACCTACACAACCTCTTAATGGACGTCACGTGACTGCTTCCCCTGCAACTCCTTTACCACCCA GTCATTCATGGTGCTATGACGATCACTGTG ACTTCAGACCGTCTCACTGGCACCTTCTGCCTAACTCCCACTGTGACGGCAAACGCCAGTCACCCATCGACATTGAGACAAAAAACACTGTGACAGACAAGAATCTCGGTGCTTTCACCTTTACAAAGTTTGACGACAAACATGCCATCAAGTACATGGTTAACACAGGCCATTCAG TGAAGTGTGTACTGAAGGCGGGTCTGGATGTCTCAGGGGGAGGTTTGGGACACGTGTACTCCACCCTTCAATTACACTTCCATTGGGGCTCCGCATTACATGACACTGAAGGCTCCGAGCATACGGTGGATTTAAAGAGATACCCAATGGAG ATGCACATAGTGAACAAGAGGAAGGATTTAACTCTGGATGACGCAGTACTTGCTCCTAATGGTCTGGCAGTGCTGGGATTCTTTATTGAG GCTGTTCCAGGCAAAATCAGCAGCCGTTCAGAAGCTACTGAG AACGAGACCACGTCTGAAATGGATGCCTGGACAAAACTGACCAACTACCTTTCAGCTGTTCAAAACATCA GCTCAGAAGTTAACGTCACTGAAGAGATCTCCATTGATGACTTGCTTGGCGATTTGAACCTAGCTGCATACTACCGCTACAACGGCTCCTTAACGACCCCTTCATGTAATGAAGCGGTGGTCTGGACAGTCTTTAAAGAGTCTGTCAAGGTGGACCAAAGCCTG ATGATGAGGTTTCCGACTCAGGCAGGATATTACAACGTGTATCGGCCTGCACAGTCTCTTCATACCAGAACAGTCTTCACCACGGCAGCAGCATCCAGTGCCCCTGTTTCCATCCTACTGCTGCTGGCATGTCTCAGCGCCTTGCATTTCTGA
- the LOC115024943 gene encoding cilia- and flagella-associated protein 251, translating into MAPVKGWMVGLLLVLLCPSQAPLSGAVSAQDVAEAFHGRNVEAVVAEEGETAEGDDGVGEEEEHLAEEDDEEESIEQEEEEEDEEEEEEDGEEEEEEEEEEEEETADAEAEEEEEETVDAEAEEEEEEAADEDDEEEEAADEDDDEEETADDEVEEDEEEAAEEEEEEEEGEKEATEEEEDEEEAADEEEEDEEEAADEEEEEEEEEEEAEEEAAEDEEDEEDEEEDDVEAAAENEDDEEAIEQEDESSEEEEEAGGDEAAEEEEADDAEEEEDEDDFEEEEATEAEEDDEEPATDMLQYHSGSLCSVCTICEHCSKNCEKCPCEEGDESDLCEHCQECTSCYICPLLCNTICTPGGLVDELTGTLFQ; encoded by the exons atggcacctgtgaAAGGCTGGATGGTGGGGCTGCTGCTGGTTCTCCTGTGCCCGTCCCAGGCCCCGCTCTCTGGAGCAGTGAGCGCGCAGGACGTGGCCGAAGCGTTCCACGGCAGAAACGTTGAGGCGGTCGTGGCAGAAGAGGGCGAAACTGCTGAGGGTGACGATGGTGTcggtgaggaagaggaacatttagcagaggaAGACGATGAGGAAGAATCAATtgaacaggaagaagaggaggaggatgaggaggaagaagaagaggatggggaggaggaagaagaggaggaggaggaggaggaagaggagactgCTGACGCTgaagcggaggaggaggaagaggagactgTTGACGCTgaagcggaggaggaggaagaggaggcggcTGATGAGGacgatgaggaagaggaggctgctGATGAGGacgatgatgaagaggagactGCTGACGATGAAGTggaagaggacgaggaagaggctgctgaggaggaggaggaggaagaggagggggagaaggaggctactgaggaggaggaagatgaggaagaggctgctgatgaggaggaggaagatgaggaagaggctgctgatgaggaggaggaggaggaggaagaagaggaagaggct gaagaagaggctgCTGAGGAcgaagaggacgaggaggacgaggaggaggacgatgTTGAGGCCGCAGCTGAAAATGAGGACGACGAGGAGGCAATAGAGCAGGAAGATGAGTCttctgaagaggaagaggaggcaggcggtgatgaagcagctgaggaagaggaggctgatgatgctgaagaagaggaggatgaggatgactttgaggaagaggaagcaacTGAAGCAGAGGAAGATGACG AGGAGCCCGCCACTGACATGCTGCAATACCACTCTGGCTCTTTGTGTAGTGTTTGCACCATCTGTGAG CACTGCTCTAAAAACTGTGAGAAATGCCCGTGTGAAGAGGGAGATGAGTCGGATCTCTGTGAGCACTGCCAA GAATGCACATCTTGCTACATTTGCCCCCTGCTGTGTAACACAATCTGCACACCAG GTGGCCTTGTTGATGAGCTAACAGGGACCCTCTTTCAGTAA
- the LOC115024781 gene encoding carbonic anhydrase 4-like isoform X1 codes for MSWQYFFISVSASESDWCYTGCEHTTSEWKHISGAFCGEERQSPIDIATAHVQTDPHLLDFTFNNFSSQQVIESMTNNGHTVKFTLEDGKVEVSGGGLDGTYSTIQFHFHWGDTEHHPGSEHTIDGHRYPMEMHIVSLKKGLTVQQATENSEGIAVLGFFINATEDGDMSQTWSELTSYLTNVKDTEVKINHTFSIDDLIRNVNLTKYYRYMGSLTTPKCNEAVVWTVFQEPINININLIQRFPTQAGFTNVYRPTQPLNGRHVTASPATPLPPSSHSWCYDDHCDFRPSHWHLLPNSHCDGKRQSPIDIETKNTVTDKNLGAFTFTKFDDKHAIKYMVNTGHSVKCVLKAGLDVSGGGLGHVYSTLQLHFHWGSALHDTEGSEHTVDLKRYPMEMHIVNKRKDLTLDDAVLAPNGLAVLGFFIEAVPGKISSRSEATENETTSEMDAWTKLTNYLSAVQNISSEVNVTEEISIDDLLGDLNLAAYYRYNGSLTTPSCNEAVVWTVFKESVKVDQSLMMRFPTQAGYYNVYRPAQSLHTRTVFTTAAASSAPVSILLLLACLSALHF; via the exons ATGAGCTGGCAGTacttctttatttctgtttcagCTTCTGAAAGTGATTGGTGCTATACTGGCTGCG AGCACACCACGTCCGAGTGGAAACACATCTCCGGCGCTTTCTGTGGAGAAGAAAGGCAGTCTCCGATTGACATAGCCACCGCGCATGTTCAGACTGACCCTCATCTGCTTGACTTTACTTTCAACAACTTCTCCTCTCAGCAAGTCATCGAGTCCATGACAAACAATGGACATACTG TGAAATTCACATTGGAAGACGGTAAAGTTGAAGTGAGTGGAGGTGGACTTGATGGAACATATTCTACAAttcagtttcactttcactgGGGCGATACAGAACATCATCCGGGCTCAGAGCACACGATCGACGGGCACAGATATCCAATGGAG ATGCACATCGTGAGTCTGAAGAAAGGTCTCACTGTGCAGCAGGCCACAGAGAATTCAGAGGGAATTGCTGTTTTGGGTTTTTTCATCAAT GCAACGGAAGACGGAGATATGTCGCAAACATGGAGCGAGCTCACATCCTACCTGACAAACGTCAAAG ACACCGAGGTTAAAATAAACCACACCTTCTCTATCGATGACCTGATTAGAAATGTAAACCTGACAAAGTACTATCGATACATGGGCTCCCTCACCACCCCGAAGTGCAACGAAGCAGTCGTGTGGACGGTCTTTCAAGAGCCAATCAACATCAACATAAATCTG ATTCAACGGTTTCCCACGCAGGCAGGATTCACCAATGTTTATCGACCTACACAACCTCTTAATGGACGTCACGTGACTGCTTCCCCTGCAACTCCTTTACCACCCAGTA GTCATTCATGGTGCTATGACGATCACTGTG ACTTCAGACCGTCTCACTGGCACCTTCTGCCTAACTCCCACTGTGACGGCAAACGCCAGTCACCCATCGACATTGAGACAAAAAACACTGTGACAGACAAGAATCTCGGTGCTTTCACCTTTACAAAGTTTGACGACAAACATGCCATCAAGTACATGGTTAACACAGGCCATTCAG TGAAGTGTGTACTGAAGGCGGGTCTGGATGTCTCAGGGGGAGGTTTGGGACACGTGTACTCCACCCTTCAATTACACTTCCATTGGGGCTCCGCATTACATGACACTGAAGGCTCCGAGCATACGGTGGATTTAAAGAGATACCCAATGGAG ATGCACATAGTGAACAAGAGGAAGGATTTAACTCTGGATGACGCAGTACTTGCTCCTAATGGTCTGGCAGTGCTGGGATTCTTTATTGAG GCTGTTCCAGGCAAAATCAGCAGCCGTTCAGAAGCTACTGAG AACGAGACCACGTCTGAAATGGATGCCTGGACAAAACTGACCAACTACCTTTCAGCTGTTCAAAACATCA GCTCAGAAGTTAACGTCACTGAAGAGATCTCCATTGATGACTTGCTTGGCGATTTGAACCTAGCTGCATACTACCGCTACAACGGCTCCTTAACGACCCCTTCATGTAATGAAGCGGTGGTCTGGACAGTCTTTAAAGAGTCTGTCAAGGTGGACCAAAGCCTG ATGATGAGGTTTCCGACTCAGGCAGGATATTACAACGTGTATCGGCCTGCACAGTCTCTTCATACCAGAACAGTCTTCACCACGGCAGCAGCATCCAGTGCCCCTGTTTCCATCCTACTGCTGCTGGCATGTCTCAGCGCCTTGCATTTCTGA